The Cohaesibacter gelatinilyticus genome contains a region encoding:
- a CDS encoding DUF2218 domain-containing protein, with translation MYAITARAETEFASKYLQQLCKHFAHKVPSTYDETSGKVEFPMGDCTMQATSGVLTVTCHSEERDGVTQMGQIIDKHLERFAWKEKLELTWENTESAVQEA, from the coding sequence ATGTATGCAATCACTGCAAGGGCCGAGACCGAATTTGCCTCCAAATATCTGCAGCAGCTTTGCAAGCATTTTGCCCATAAGGTTCCCTCAACTTATGATGAGACCAGCGGAAAAGTGGAGTTCCCCATGGGTGACTGCACCATGCAAGCGACCTCAGGTGTGCTCACTGTTACATGTCATTCCGAAGAAAGAGACGGTGTTACTCAGATGGGCCAGATCATCGACAAACATCTCGAGCGTTTTGCCTGGAAGGAAAAGCTGGAGTTGACCTGGGAGAATACAGAAAGCGCTGTTCAGGAAGCTTGA
- a CDS encoding NAD(P)H-dependent flavin oxidoreductase, whose product MMQKSNNRLTELLNIHHPIVSAPMALAAGGALAGAVSRAGGFGLIGGGYGDPAWLEEQFITAQGERIGVGFITWALKKSPSLLTDVLKHKPAAVMLSFGDPRPFVDEIRDAGALLICQCQNTDHVWDAIDVGADIIIAQGSEAGGHGAARGTMSFVPEAADLLAEHAPQSVLLAAGGIADGRGLAAARMLGADGVLMGTRFWASREALVHENHHLAIIEANGDETIRTTIPDIARQLDWPRGLTARVRHNTFVRRWQGREKELKQNLSEEVIKYAKAFAAGDIENTGVWFGEAAGLIEDIESAGDIVMKIATEAEKVMR is encoded by the coding sequence ATGATGCAAAAATCAAACAACCGACTGACAGAGCTCTTGAATATCCATCACCCCATCGTATCCGCTCCCATGGCTTTGGCCGCAGGAGGTGCTCTGGCAGGGGCAGTTAGTCGAGCAGGTGGGTTTGGATTGATCGGAGGTGGTTACGGTGATCCTGCCTGGTTGGAAGAGCAATTCATTACAGCTCAAGGAGAGCGCATTGGCGTTGGCTTCATCACTTGGGCGCTGAAGAAATCTCCATCGCTGCTCACGGATGTTCTGAAACACAAACCCGCGGCGGTGATGCTGTCGTTTGGTGATCCGCGCCCTTTCGTCGATGAAATTCGAGATGCGGGCGCTCTGCTGATCTGTCAGTGCCAGAATACCGATCATGTCTGGGATGCTATTGATGTGGGGGCAGATATAATCATTGCACAGGGAAGTGAAGCGGGGGGGCATGGGGCTGCTCGTGGAACCATGAGCTTTGTTCCCGAAGCTGCAGATCTTTTGGCGGAACACGCCCCTCAATCTGTGCTTTTGGCAGCTGGTGGAATTGCAGACGGAAGAGGGTTGGCAGCAGCACGAATGCTGGGGGCTGATGGTGTGCTAATGGGCACGCGCTTTTGGGCGTCAAGAGAAGCTCTTGTCCATGAAAATCATCATTTGGCAATCATCGAGGCCAATGGGGATGAAACCATACGTACGACGATTCCAGATATCGCGCGTCAACTGGATTGGCCACGAGGCCTGACGGCACGTGTAAGGCATAACACATTCGTGCGACGCTGGCAGGGGAGGGAAAAGGAACTGAAACAAAACCTGTCTGAGGAAGTGATCAAATATGCCAAAGCGTTTGCTGCAGGTGATATCGAGAATACCGGCGTTTGGTTTGGCGAAGCGGCCGGATTAATCGAAGACATTGAGAGCGCTGGCGACATAGTGATGAAAATTGCCACAGAAGCAGAGAAAGTCATGCGATGA
- a CDS encoding TRAP transporter substrate-binding protein, whose translation MSSTLLAAGSFGGAMSLANLATAAESTYKKRYSKPAKHTLKFGASGFNARNLLIERAGALEFARDLEARTDGEIRIEFIGDNQICGQLSCVEKTQQGIVDIYAASTQNSAGGAPYLNVLDYAFMFPGRASQYHFLYHPKSQQILRDPLEKRHGLKFLFSHCELRGIQLGLKYKDKPTITKLEQLFGTKNRVTGTQLGRIAMKALNLNPVPVAWEETLDGLKQGLIDGAETWASAVAYANMSPVVSQSVDLKFFCGTEHTSMSAKVFDSLEGYLQDAVMESAYWAQAHVQAANEAALVKTVGFSDPQLPGTMFVENDVRPAFLPDSEIRMAEEMCSPEFQPQLWEQWRDRLNKWAGGIDTYQEIYNIAREVDKDMKPENVEPRRWWKA comes from the coding sequence ATGAGTTCCACGCTGCTTGCAGCAGGTAGCTTTGGCGGGGCAATGAGCCTTGCCAATCTCGCAACAGCAGCGGAATCAACCTATAAAAAACGATATTCCAAGCCTGCCAAACACACTCTGAAGTTCGGCGCATCTGGCTTTAACGCACGCAACCTTCTGATCGAACGAGCCGGAGCCCTGGAATTTGCACGCGACCTGGAAGCCCGCACAGACGGCGAGATCAGAATTGAGTTCATCGGCGACAACCAGATTTGCGGACAGTTGAGCTGTGTTGAGAAAACCCAGCAGGGCATTGTCGATATCTATGCAGCGTCAACACAGAATTCAGCTGGCGGTGCCCCTTACCTGAACGTGCTGGATTACGCCTTCATGTTCCCGGGCCGTGCCTCACAATACCACTTCCTCTATCATCCAAAGAGCCAGCAAATCCTGCGTGATCCACTGGAAAAACGCCACGGCCTGAAATTCCTGTTCAGCCATTGTGAACTGCGCGGCATCCAGTTGGGCCTGAAATATAAAGACAAGCCAACCATCACCAAGCTGGAACAGTTATTTGGCACCAAGAATCGCGTGACCGGAACCCAGCTGGGCCGGATTGCCATGAAGGCATTGAACCTGAACCCGGTCCCGGTTGCCTGGGAAGAAACCCTTGATGGTTTGAAACAGGGCCTGATCGATGGTGCGGAAACCTGGGCGTCAGCAGTAGCCTATGCCAATATGTCGCCAGTGGTCAGCCAGTCGGTCGATCTGAAATTCTTCTGTGGTACCGAACATACTTCGATGTCAGCCAAAGTCTTTGACAGCCTTGAAGGCTATTTGCAGGATGCGGTGATGGAAAGCGCATATTGGGCCCAGGCCCATGTGCAGGCAGCAAATGAAGCTGCTCTGGTCAAAACTGTCGGTTTCTCTGACCCGCAACTACCAGGCACCATGTTCGTCGAAAATGACGTGCGTCCCGCCTTCTTGCCGGACAGCGAAATCCGCATGGCAGAGGAAATGTGTTCGCCTGAATTCCAGCCACAATTATGGGAGCAATGGCGCGACCGTCTCAACAAATGGGCTGGTGGCATCGATACCTATCAGGAAATCTATAACATCGC
- a CDS encoding LysR family transcriptional regulator produces the protein MRSFDLDSLEIFCAVVHEGGIVRAAEKLHRVQSNVTTRIKQLETRLGVILFERRGRSLVLTDAGQTFFKHAERLLTLAADIEYAMKNTWIHGPIRLGTMESTLITRLLPKLTEFHDLYPDIPLKVTSGATDDLVRQVRDHRLDAAFIGDPCSIADLEGQDIFQEDLVLITQQDHPSVKTASDLTQSSILAFEEGCAYRKVLEEWFADHSATIEKVVEINSYQSMIAWAAAGSGCGIVPEAVLETMTASKDVRAHKLPKRFSRNRTRLIWEPENSEKLRPLFDLLGSTSAS, from the coding sequence ATGAGAAGCTTTGATCTGGATTCACTGGAAATATTTTGTGCTGTCGTCCACGAAGGCGGCATCGTGCGGGCTGCTGAAAAACTGCATAGAGTTCAAAGCAATGTCACCACACGTATCAAACAGCTGGAAACGCGTCTTGGAGTGATATTGTTTGAGCGGCGGGGTCGATCGCTTGTTCTGACCGACGCCGGACAAACATTTTTCAAGCATGCAGAACGTCTGCTGACTTTGGCGGCCGACATTGAATATGCGATGAAGAATACATGGATCCACGGCCCCATTCGCCTTGGCACCATGGAAAGCACATTGATCACTCGGCTCTTGCCAAAGCTTACCGAGTTTCATGATCTTTACCCTGATATACCCCTGAAGGTCACGTCAGGAGCAACGGATGATCTGGTGCGGCAGGTACGGGACCATCGTCTTGACGCTGCCTTTATCGGAGATCCCTGTTCCATTGCAGATCTGGAAGGCCAGGACATTTTCCAAGAGGATCTGGTTTTGATCACGCAACAGGATCATCCATCAGTCAAAACCGCTTCCGATCTCACCCAGTCCAGCATTCTAGCCTTTGAGGAGGGATGCGCTTATCGCAAGGTATTGGAGGAATGGTTTGCCGATCATTCAGCCACGATTGAAAAGGTGGTGGAAATCAACAGCTATCAGAGCATGATCGCCTGGGCCGCTGCTGGATCCGGTTGCGGCATTGTTCCCGAAGCAGTCCTCGAAACGATGACGGCCTCCAAGGACGTCAGAGCCCACAAGCTTCCCAAGCGTTTCTCTCGAAACAGAACCAGGCTGATTTGGGAACCGGAGAATAGCGAGAAATTACGCCCGCTATTCGACTTGCTTGGATCGACATCGGCTTCCTGA
- a CDS encoding helix-turn-helix transcriptional regulator yields the protein MSSLWTPKRSFVTAGDLYDRSKESGEIWLEEGLPPATKVILGSSDNIELDCGLAVHFSDSQELDDLTIKTNTSAHIGVRLFLEGDIDARIGEQMVPMPKRSPENGQWQPVASIFSQIRQESFQRKVRKGDRVRKVIISMSHEWLNQQDLGEPDEAHLIKQFTDCHMACKSWDPSPAALAWAEQIIHPPDLPRFLLKLYVQSRVFSLIAEAFAQILRPEIKVTNNQLRPQDHQRITRIETYLEHHSTDNIKAADLADAAGVSVNTLQRLCQGHYGASVSDFIRRWRMEKARHALEIEGVTIAEAAFLAGYGGPANFSTAFKRHFGVSPSEVIGGW from the coding sequence ATGAGTAGCCTTTGGACTCCCAAACGGTCTTTTGTAACGGCAGGTGATCTTTATGATCGCAGCAAAGAATCTGGTGAAATCTGGCTGGAAGAAGGCTTGCCACCGGCCACAAAAGTAATCCTCGGCAGCAGTGATAACATTGAGTTGGACTGCGGCTTGGCTGTTCACTTTTCAGACTCCCAAGAGCTGGATGATCTGACAATCAAAACCAATACGTCAGCCCATATCGGGGTTCGTCTTTTCCTTGAGGGGGATATTGATGCGCGCATTGGCGAACAAATGGTTCCCATGCCAAAACGCTCCCCTGAAAATGGACAATGGCAGCCAGTCGCTTCAATCTTCTCTCAGATCCGACAGGAAAGCTTTCAGCGCAAGGTGAGAAAAGGCGACCGTGTTCGCAAAGTTATCATCAGCATGAGCCATGAATGGCTCAATCAACAAGATCTTGGTGAACCTGATGAAGCTCATCTCATCAAGCAGTTCACTGATTGCCATATGGCTTGCAAGAGCTGGGATCCCAGCCCCGCAGCTCTGGCATGGGCCGAGCAGATCATTCATCCACCTGACCTCCCCCGTTTCTTGCTCAAGCTCTATGTCCAGAGTCGAGTATTCAGCTTGATTGCCGAGGCCTTTGCGCAAATTTTGCGCCCAGAAATAAAAGTCACCAATAATCAGCTCAGACCCCAGGATCACCAGCGAATTACACGTATTGAAACTTATCTGGAGCACCATTCAACCGACAATATCAAAGCGGCCGATTTGGCAGATGCAGCAGGTGTTAGCGTCAATACCTTACAACGCCTCTGCCAAGGCCATTATGGCGCATCGGTATCCGATTTCATTCGGAGATGGCGGATGGAAAAGGCCCGTCATGCTCTTGAAATTGAAGGCGTCACAATTGCAGAGGCTGCCTTTTTGGCTGGATATGGAGGCCCTGCCAATTTCTCAACCGCCTTCAAACGCCATTTTGGGGTTTCCCCTAGTGAAGTCATCGGCGGTTGGTAG
- a CDS encoding TonB-dependent receptor domain-containing protein, whose translation MQRQTQFSRFLLVTVSALALVTASDLTVLQAQEVHNLSEIVVSGEQEADNQAMESDEVIGEEELNVLNAQTVQDLFAATPAIVVAGGTSAAQKFYLHGIDQAKVNIVIDGARQRSGVWHHTSGDIGIEPAFLKQVDVKSGVSPADAGPGALAGTIAFETKDAKDLLLPGQTMGGLISAGYQSNSSTYQVTGSAYGMHDGFELVGIVKHAQGSTYKDGGGHEELGTDPDVWNGLGKLAYESDGGHRFSLSAERFSDTGLRRLRADMNLNGAVNYNEHTNTRTTVTAKYVNTQGGGMFDPEILLYMNRNEIERPFGNYARYSGDFNSDMVEFGGKAVNKFHFALGTITAGVDFYNNHIDLERFYSKDTLDETITNIGGLVQARLKPMDRLEISTGIRVDFQSYDAVDGQAFDNVGFSPNFSASFEILDGLKFNAGAASDFGGLEPSEMALYASASPYSYAANLKPTRSNSFEAGLSYQKDGWTAAAKVFHTRMSNPIAYDYTNWPASGARVNGADLVSSGFDVSARYDWANAYVSAAFTHTDVKYDGKVSGLVYNTSTTVGDMLTLQGAYTFTDLDLTLGAKSQIAFDIDEPSLGTPDDLEGYQVIDLFAEYKPEKMLEGFTLRADVTNLLDQKYVARGTRLNGSRWEPVHSPGRSFNITATKKF comes from the coding sequence ATGCAGCGTCAAACACAATTTTCCAGGTTCCTGTTGGTGACCGTCAGTGCCCTGGCCTTGGTCACTGCATCGGATCTGACAGTTCTTCAGGCTCAGGAAGTTCATAATCTCTCCGAAATTGTCGTTTCAGGTGAGCAGGAAGCAGACAATCAGGCTATGGAAAGCGATGAGGTGATCGGCGAAGAGGAGCTGAATGTTCTGAATGCACAGACTGTTCAGGACTTGTTTGCTGCGACGCCGGCCATTGTCGTTGCGGGTGGTACAAGTGCTGCCCAAAAATTCTATCTGCATGGTATTGATCAGGCCAAGGTGAATATTGTGATTGATGGCGCGCGTCAACGAAGTGGTGTCTGGCATCACACATCCGGTGATATTGGTATCGAACCAGCCTTCCTGAAGCAAGTTGATGTGAAATCCGGTGTCTCCCCTGCTGACGCCGGGCCAGGTGCCTTAGCCGGAACCATTGCGTTTGAAACCAAAGACGCCAAGGATCTCTTGCTGCCAGGGCAGACAATGGGTGGTCTTATCTCGGCTGGCTATCAGAGCAATTCCAGCACCTATCAGGTAACGGGTTCCGCTTATGGCATGCATGATGGTTTCGAGCTTGTTGGTATCGTGAAACATGCTCAGGGCAGCACCTACAAAGATGGCGGCGGCCATGAGGAGTTGGGCACGGATCCAGATGTCTGGAATGGTCTTGGCAAACTGGCCTATGAGTCCGATGGTGGCCATCGTTTCTCACTGAGTGCAGAGCGCTTTTCTGACACTGGTTTGCGTCGCCTACGTGCGGACATGAACCTCAATGGTGCAGTCAATTATAACGAGCACACCAATACGCGCACCACAGTCACTGCGAAATATGTCAATACGCAGGGCGGCGGGATGTTTGATCCTGAAATCCTGCTCTATATGAACCGCAACGAAATTGAACGTCCCTTTGGCAATTATGCGCGCTATAGTGGTGATTTCAATTCCGACATGGTCGAGTTTGGCGGTAAAGCCGTCAACAAGTTCCATTTTGCTCTGGGCACGATCACGGCAGGCGTTGATTTTTACAACAATCATATCGATCTGGAGCGTTTCTACAGCAAGGATACCTTGGATGAGACCATCACCAATATTGGTGGTCTGGTGCAGGCACGTCTGAAGCCTATGGATCGTTTGGAAATCTCCACGGGCATTCGTGTAGACTTCCAAAGCTATGATGCGGTCGATGGGCAGGCATTTGATAATGTCGGTTTCTCACCAAATTTCTCTGCCAGTTTTGAAATTCTTGATGGGTTGAAGTTTAATGCAGGTGCCGCATCCGACTTTGGTGGCTTGGAGCCGAGTGAAATGGCGCTTTATGCATCTGCATCGCCTTACAGCTATGCAGCTAATCTCAAACCAACCCGCTCGAATAGTTTTGAAGCGGGACTGAGCTACCAAAAGGATGGTTGGACGGCAGCTGCAAAGGTCTTTCATACGCGCATGAGCAACCCGATTGCGTATGACTATACCAATTGGCCTGCATCTGGTGCTCGTGTGAATGGTGCAGACCTGGTTAGCTCAGGCTTTGATGTCTCAGCCCGGTATGATTGGGCCAACGCCTATGTTTCTGCAGCTTTTACCCATACGGATGTGAAATATGACGGAAAGGTATCTGGCCTCGTTTACAACACCTCTACGACGGTGGGGGATATGCTCACTCTTCAAGGGGCCTATACCTTCACAGATCTTGATCTGACCCTTGGTGCAAAATCACAGATCGCATTCGATATTGATGAACCAAGCCTTGGCACACCAGATGATCTGGAAGGCTATCAGGTGATTGATCTGTTCGCTGAATATAAGCCGGAGAAAATGCTGGAAGGGTTCACGCTTCGTGCCGATGTAACCAATCTGCTGGATCAGAAATATGTTGCTCGTGGGACACGTCTGAATGGCTCTCGTTGGGAGCCGGTTCACAGCCCGGGCCGTTCATTCAACATCACTGCGACCAAGAAGTTCTGA
- a CDS encoding GMC family oxidoreductase, translating to MEADFVIVGAGSSGCVLANRLSENPNNNVVLLEAGGRDLNPWIHIPVGYFKTIHNPSVDWCYKTEPDPGLNGRSIEWPRGKVLGGSSSLNGLLYVRGQPQDYDRWRQMGNVGWSWEDILPLFKRSENNERGGDEYHGDTGPLAVSNMRIQRPITDAWVAAAQAAGYPFNSDYNGASQEGVGFFQLTAKNGRRCSSAVAYLNPVRKRENLKIITHAMVQKVDIQEGRAVAVLYKDRSGDTKRIAARREIILSGGSINSPQILMMSGIGEAAQLADHGIEVKKDLYGVGKNLQDHLQARLVYKCNEPTLNDEVRTLFGQAKIGLKYALFRSGPMTMAASLATGFMRTHEGLETPDIQFHVQPLSAENPGKGADAFSAFTMSVCQLRPESKGEIRLVSGDPNIYPKIIPNYLSTETDCRTAVAGVNIARSIARHKPLSSKISEEFRPNSDLPMDDFDATLDWVRSNTASIYHPTGTCKMGQSADAVVDANLRVHGIEGLRVADCSIMPEIVSGNTNAPAIMIGEKASELILKQP from the coding sequence GTGGAAGCAGATTTTGTCATAGTTGGAGCAGGGTCATCAGGATGTGTTCTTGCGAACCGGTTAAGTGAAAACCCTAATAATAATGTGGTGTTACTGGAGGCAGGCGGGCGTGATCTCAACCCTTGGATCCATATCCCGGTCGGTTATTTCAAAACGATACACAACCCTTCCGTTGATTGGTGCTACAAGACAGAGCCCGATCCAGGTCTCAATGGTCGCTCCATTGAATGGCCCCGTGGCAAGGTGTTGGGTGGCTCCTCTTCATTGAATGGTCTTTTGTATGTGCGCGGTCAACCACAGGATTATGATCGCTGGCGCCAGATGGGCAATGTGGGCTGGAGCTGGGAAGATATACTGCCGCTTTTCAAACGGTCCGAGAATAACGAGCGTGGTGGTGATGAATATCATGGAGACACAGGCCCGCTTGCGGTTTCCAACATGCGTATTCAACGTCCGATCACTGATGCTTGGGTCGCTGCGGCGCAGGCTGCAGGCTATCCTTTTAACTCCGATTACAATGGTGCCTCTCAAGAGGGTGTTGGTTTTTTCCAGCTCACTGCCAAAAATGGCCGCCGCTGTAGTTCCGCAGTTGCCTATCTAAACCCGGTGAGAAAACGTGAGAACCTCAAAATCATCACCCATGCAATGGTGCAAAAGGTGGATATTCAGGAGGGGCGTGCGGTCGCGGTCCTATATAAAGATCGTTCGGGTGACACTAAGCGTATCGCAGCACGTCGTGAAATCATTTTGTCTGGCGGCTCCATCAATTCACCGCAAATTCTGATGATGTCGGGAATCGGAGAGGCCGCTCAACTTGCAGACCATGGTATCGAGGTCAAGAAGGATCTTTATGGTGTTGGCAAGAATCTGCAGGACCACTTGCAGGCGCGTCTTGTCTACAAATGCAATGAACCAACCCTGAATGATGAGGTCCGCACTCTATTTGGCCAGGCAAAAATCGGTTTGAAATATGCCCTGTTCCGGTCTGGCCCAATGACCATGGCTGCCAGTCTTGCAACGGGCTTCATGAGAACCCATGAGGGACTGGAAACCCCCGATATCCAGTTCCATGTTCAGCCTCTTTCGGCAGAAAATCCAGGCAAGGGCGCAGACGCTTTCTCTGCGTTTACCATGTCAGTCTGCCAATTGCGTCCAGAGAGCAAAGGCGAAATCCGCCTTGTTTCCGGTGATCCGAATATCTATCCCAAGATCATTCCAAATTACCTGTCTACGGAAACCGACTGTCGTACTGCCGTGGCTGGGGTGAATATCGCCCGCAGCATCGCCCGTCACAAGCCACTCTCATCAAAGATCTCGGAAGAGTTTAGACCTAACTCAGATTTGCCGATGGATGATTTTGACGCAACACTGGACTGGGTGCGCAGCAACACAGCCTCAATTTATCATCCCACAGGCACCTGCAAAATGGGGCAGAGTGCTGATGCAGTCGTTGATGCGAACTTGCGGGTGCATGGAATTGAGGGATTGCGGGTAGCCGATTGTTCGATCATGCCAGAAATTGTTTCCGGCAATACGAATGCACCGGCAATCATGATTGGAGAGAAAGCTAGTGAGCTTATCTTGAAACAGCCTTAG
- a CDS encoding DeoR/GlpR family DNA-binding transcription regulator, translating into MDPLLPRQSDILSLAKSQGRVDVDGLASHFDVTPQTIRKDLNLLCDRELLERVHGGAIYPSGVANLAYEARRLLASENKAAIGQVAAQLIPDNSSLILNIGTTTEQVAHALRHHSGLMVITNNINVANILHAVDGLDLIIAGGMVRRSDGGIVGESSVDFIRQFKVDYAIIGTSAIDQDGSLLDFDYREVRAAKAIIKHARKTILVCDHMKFERQAPVCIAHLSDIDVFVTDKAPSEEIVALCETHKVQLVIAEHQKNQAAAQPEISE; encoded by the coding sequence ATGGATCCGCTTTTACCAAGACAAAGCGATATATTGAGCCTTGCCAAGAGTCAGGGGCGTGTGGATGTGGACGGCCTTGCCTCTCACTTCGATGTCACCCCTCAGACCATTCGCAAGGATTTGAACCTGCTTTGTGATCGCGAGCTATTGGAGCGGGTACATGGTGGCGCGATTTATCCGTCCGGCGTTGCCAATCTGGCCTATGAGGCGCGGCGACTTCTGGCGAGCGAAAATAAAGCCGCCATCGGTCAGGTTGCAGCCCAGCTTATTCCGGACAACAGCTCCCTCATTCTGAATATTGGCACGACCACCGAGCAGGTCGCCCATGCGCTTCGCCATCATAGTGGCCTTATGGTGATCACCAACAATATCAATGTCGCCAATATCCTGCATGCCGTTGACGGACTGGATCTGATCATTGCTGGCGGCATGGTGCGCCGCTCTGATGGCGGCATCGTTGGGGAAAGCAGCGTAGATTTCATCCGTCAGTTCAAGGTGGATTACGCCATCATCGGCACTTCGGCCATTGATCAGGACGGCTCGCTGCTTGATTTCGACTATCGCGAAGTGCGCGCGGCCAAAGCCATTATCAAGCATGCCCGTAAGACCATTCTGGTCTGCGACCATATGAAATTCGAGCGACAGGCTCCTGTCTGTATCGCTCATCTATCCGACATTGATGTGTTTGTGACTGACAAAGCCCCTAGTGAAGAGATCGTAGCATTGTGCGAGACCCACAAGGTGCAATTGGTCATTGCTGAACACCAAAAAAATCAGGCTGCGGCCCAACCAGAGATTAGTGAGTGA